The genomic window TGCTTGGTGTTTTTTTGCTGAACCAAATTTACAAGTTGGAGACCACCTTTTTCTTTTTGGTTGCAGAAATTTCAACTAACTTTGGGGCATCTTCCATAAAAAAAATTCATCCTTGATTGTATCAAGATAAATTCCTCCGCTGTAGCACTTGAAAACCCGACCATTCAGATGCTTTTGCAAATATTCATAATAAGGAAAGCCGCCCAAGATAATAAAAAAATCTTCTTTCAAATCGAATCCTTTTTTTTCAAGGGCTCTTAGAACGTCGGTACACCACTCGCGTCTAGCCGCTGCGGGTTTATCTTTGAGATAGCTATTATAGTAGCTGATTTCCTCATTTTTCTCAAGAAGACCGTATTTACCGGACAAAATAAACCAATCATCGCAATTAGTTTCTGCATATTCTCTTGATTTGAGGAAAATGTTCCCTTTATACATATCTTGTGCTGGGAAAGCCTTATCTTTGTCGGATGCTGCTTCAGGATTTTTCTTTTTGCTGCATGCAACAAGCCCAATGATTCGACCCATTATAAGCCTCCAATTAAAATATTGTAAAATGGCAATTAATCGTTTTTCTCCATAAATATACTCCTAAAATATCAAAATCCGTACATTTTTTTGCGAAATTACTCCTTGTGGCTTTGAATACATCCATTTATGCGTCTCTAATTGTCGCATGTGCATAATATATTTATAAGCAAGCAAAGGAGTTTTTTATGTCCGAAAATAAGATGACAGGTAGTTTTGTGGCATTGACCGAAGAGGAAATGAACAAGGCTTTCCGCTACTACAATTACGTGCGGGAGTTTTACGGTTATCTGTGCGACTCGTTGGACCTGGTTTTCGAAGACGGTTGTGATGAGTTTGACCCGGCGTATGCCCCGGCCGAGAAGGAATTCTCGGAAACGGAGGGCCTGGACAAGAGCAATCCGAGGGCGGTCGCAAACGACAAGCTGTCGCGTGCCATCGCCGCTTACGAAAGAATGCAAGAAATCGTCGACCTCATAGACGAAGCCAAGTGCAAAGAAATGGAGGACCGGCGGGGCATTTTGCAGGATACTCACAAGATTGCCCTCACGAGTATTGCGGAATGGTTTCCCTCATCTTCACTTTGGCGTGAATTCGGCGAAGCCTCGCAAAAATGGCTCGAAAAATACGCCGATGAAGCCCAGGGCGACATGAGGATTATGGAAGCGGGCATGCTCGAAGACGATATCCGCAGGGTTTTCGCCTTGCAAAAGGAATGCCTTGAAAAATTCCTGCCAGAAAAGATTCAGGAACTGAAGTCCTTGAAAGATGTCATTCGTTAATGGTGAAAAGGTAAATTCATGAAATACGAAGATCGCAGAAGCCCTGAATACGTGAACGGCATAATCGACCATCTGATTGAGGATTCTCGCTGGATAAAGGCTCAGAAGAAAAGCGAGATGGAGTGTAGGCACCATCAGGAGATGCAGCTCCTGGCGCGCAAAGTCATTGCCAATGCGCGGTTCGAACACAGCAAGGAAAACATCGACAAACTGTTGCGCTTGAACCGGCGACTTCACGAACTTCAGGACGAGTGCGCCAAAACCGCATTTAATATGTACAAGGATTTGACAGCGCTTATGGAGCAGGGCAAGACCTACT from Fibrobacter sp. UWP2 includes these protein-coding regions:
- a CDS encoding DUF6884 domain-containing protein, translating into MGRIIGLVACSKKKNPEAASDKDKAFPAQDMYKGNIFLKSREYAETNCDDWFILSGKYGLLEKNEEISYYNSYLKDKPAAARREWCTDVLRALEKKGFDLKEDFFIILGGFPYYEYLQKHLNGRVFKCYSGGIYLDTIKDEFFLWKMPQS